In Synechococcus sp. Nb3U1, one DNA window encodes the following:
- the msrP gene encoding protein-methionine-sulfoxide reductase catalytic subunit MsrP, whose amino-acid sequence MLGLQVPRPWQQETPVTPEAIFLDRRRFLTQLGSAGAGASFSIFGFGSREAAPSVERDLSGILLNPTFSDPERPLTEEIVAARYNNFYEFGSGKRIWRGAQALPTDPWTVEITGLVRQPQKLGLEDLFRFPLEERIYRFRCVEAWAMVVPWLGFPMRLLIERVDPLSEAKFVRFTSFYDRDIMYGPIWPPNLPWPYTEGLRIEEMANELAFFALGIYGKPLPKQHGAPIRMVLPWKYGFKGGKSIVKIEFLAEQPPTFWNTLAPDEYGFEANVDPTVPHPRWSQAQETLIGFGSRSHWQTVPTLPYNGYGEYVAHLYG is encoded by the coding sequence ATGCTCGGGCTCCAGGTTCCTCGCCCCTGGCAACAAGAAACCCCGGTTACACCGGAAGCAATCTTTTTGGACCGGCGGCGATTTCTCACCCAACTGGGATCCGCCGGGGCAGGGGCCAGTTTCTCCATTTTTGGGTTTGGCAGCAGAGAAGCAGCTCCTTCTGTGGAACGGGACTTGAGTGGGATCCTTTTGAACCCCACTTTTTCAGATCCAGAGCGACCTCTCACCGAAGAGATTGTTGCAGCCCGCTATAATAACTTTTATGAATTTGGATCCGGCAAACGAATTTGGCGGGGGGCACAGGCTCTGCCGACAGATCCCTGGACGGTCGAAATCACAGGGCTGGTACGGCAACCGCAAAAGCTGGGCCTTGAAGATCTGTTTAGGTTCCCCTTAGAAGAACGCATTTATCGCTTCCGCTGTGTGGAAGCTTGGGCAATGGTAGTGCCCTGGTTGGGTTTTCCGATGCGGTTGTTGATCGAACGGGTGGATCCCTTGTCGGAGGCCAAATTTGTCCGCTTCACCTCCTTTTATGACCGTGACATCATGTATGGCCCCATTTGGCCCCCCAACTTGCCCTGGCCCTATACCGAGGGCTTGCGGATTGAAGAAATGGCGAATGAGTTGGCCTTTTTCGCCCTGGGGATTTATGGCAAACCGCTGCCCAAACAGCATGGGGCTCCGATTCGCATGGTGCTCCCATGGAAATATGGCTTTAAGGGGGGGAAATCCATCGTCAAAATTGAATTTCTAGCGGAGCAACCCCCCACCTTTTGGAACACCTTAGCCCCTGATGAATATGGATTTGAAGCCAACGTGGATCCGACGGTGCCTCATCCCCGTTGGTCACAAGCACAGGAAACCCTGATCGGATTTGGATCCCGCTCCCATTGGCAGACGGTGCCAACCTTGCCCTACAACGGCTATGGAGAGTATGTAGCGCATTTATATGGTTGA
- a CDS encoding ribonuclease HII: MQPSLVWEGSLWQQGIHWVAGVDEVGRGSLAGPVVAAAVILPVGMDPAELGGVRDSKQLRPQQRTRLAERIRQVALAVAIGSASAAEIDQINIRQATVLAMQRALAQLGQVEHILLDGLPLAELGSWQTALVKGDQISLSIAAASIVAKVWRDTLMQNWDRQYPGYGWGTNVGYGTRQHRQALQDLGLTPQHRCSFVHLAELKAN, translated from the coding sequence GTGCAGCCCAGTTTGGTTTGGGAGGGATCCCTTTGGCAACAAGGGATCCACTGGGTCGCGGGGGTCGATGAAGTGGGGCGGGGATCCCTGGCGGGGCCGGTGGTGGCAGCGGCGGTGATTCTACCAGTGGGGATGGATCCCGCAGAACTAGGAGGGGTGAGGGATTCCAAACAACTGCGCCCACAGCAACGAACTCGATTGGCGGAGCGGATTCGACAGGTAGCCCTAGCCGTCGCGATCGGGAGTGCCTCCGCAGCTGAGATTGACCAGATCAACATTCGGCAGGCAACGGTGCTGGCCATGCAACGGGCTTTGGCTCAGTTGGGTCAGGTTGAGCACATTTTGCTGGATGGATTGCCCCTAGCCGAGCTGGGATCCTGGCAAACGGCGCTGGTGAAGGGGGATCAAATCAGCCTATCCATTGCTGCTGCTTCGATTGTGGCCAAGGTCTGGCGAGATACCCTGATGCAGAACTGGGATCGGCAGTACCCCGGCTATGGCTGGGGAACCAACGTTGGCTATGGCACCCGCCAGCATCGACAGGCCCTGCAAGACTTGGGACTGACTCCGCAGCACCGCTGCAGTTTTGTCCACTTGGCAGAGCTGAAGGCAAATTGA
- a CDS encoding GNAT family N-acetyltransferase produces the protein MGASPRIISPLYRQATPQEDLLLGNHFLQLWRDNGFSPDQIRADGLERILSFIEQFIEQARQTLQFQAFVAQLEGQVVGSVGCQLFTGLYPLVLREDCRKYGYIWGVYVEPDFRRRGIARQLTQLVLEYLHSIGCTRAILHASPSGRPVYEKLGFVTSSEMRLDLI, from the coding sequence GTGGGCGCTTCTCCTCGGATTATCTCTCCGCTCTACCGTCAAGCCACCCCACAAGAGGACTTGCTCTTGGGGAATCATTTTCTGCAGTTGTGGCGGGATAACGGCTTCAGCCCAGACCAAATTCGGGCAGATGGATTAGAAAGGATCCTCTCTTTTATTGAACAATTTATTGAACAAGCGCGGCAAACCTTGCAGTTTCAAGCCTTTGTTGCCCAACTAGAGGGTCAAGTGGTGGGCTCCGTTGGCTGCCAGTTGTTTACAGGCTTATACCCTCTGGTTTTGAGAGAAGACTGTCGCAAGTACGGATACATTTGGGGCGTCTATGTCGAGCCGGACTTTCGCCGTCGGGGGATTGCTCGGCAGTTGACCCAGTTAGTACTGGAATACCTACACTCTATCGGCTGTACCCGCGCAATTTTACACGCCTCTCCCAGTGGAAGACCTGTTTACGAGAAGTTGGGGTTTGTAACTTCTAGCGAGATGCGATTGGATCTCATCTGA
- the infC gene encoding translation initiation factor IF-3 yields the protein MALERPFDRFPRKQRAELPNINERIRFPKIRLIDTDGGQLGIMSPREALRLAEEKDLDLVLVSDKADPPVCRIMDYGKFKFEKEKKEREARKKQHTAEVKEVKFRYNIGEHDYNVRLRSAQQFMADGDKVKATVMFRGREAQHAELGEELLRRLFKDLEEVAEMQQAPRKEGRNMIMILSPKKLA from the coding sequence TTGGCCTTAGAGCGTCCATTTGACCGCTTCCCCCGCAAGCAGCGTGCAGAGCTGCCGAACATTAACGAGCGCATCCGCTTCCCCAAAATCCGTCTCATCGATACCGACGGCGGACAACTGGGGATCATGAGCCCGCGCGAAGCCCTGCGATTGGCAGAAGAAAAAGACCTAGATTTGGTCTTGGTGAGCGACAAAGCCGATCCGCCCGTCTGCCGCATTATGGACTACGGCAAGTTCAAGTTTGAGAAAGAGAAAAAAGAGCGGGAAGCGCGCAAGAAACAACACACTGCCGAAGTAAAGGAAGTGAAGTTTCGTTACAACATTGGCGAGCATGACTACAATGTCCGTCTGCGCAGTGCCCAGCAATTTATGGCGGATGGTGACAAGGTGAAAGCGACCGTTATGTTCCGCGGTCGGGAGGCTCAGCACGCCGAGTTGGGAGAAGAATTGTTGCGCCGTCTGTTCAAAGACCTAGAAGAAGTAGCGGAAATGCAGCAAGCCCCCCGCAAAGAAGGGCGAAACATGATTATGATCCTCTCCCCCAAGAAATTAGCCTAA
- a CDS encoding aspartate ammonia-lyase: MRSERDSMGERQLPESVYYGIQTARALENFPISGLKPLPEYVDACLLIKKAAAKVNGELGCIPADVAEAIVRAADEILQGSLRDQFVVDVYQAGAGTSHHMNVNEVLANRALEILGEPKGHYDRVSPNDHVNYGQSTNDVIPTAMRLAALLRVRQNLLPTLDHLVAALGQKATEFQSILKAGRTHLQDAVPVRLGDSFGAYQVILAQHRQWIDQASQALYSLGLGGSAAGTGLNTHPHYRQQVGQRLAELTQLPLTPAPHLMAAMQSMAPFVHLSGSLRNLAQDCIKLANDLRLMDSGPKTGLKEIQLPPVQPGSSIMPGKYNPVMAEMLNMVCFQVIGLDGAITLCAQAGQFELNVMMPLIAYDLLHSLRILNNSLRVFTERCIQGITPQPERCRHYAEGTLALVTALNPYIGYLQAAEVAKTSLETGRSIRAIVLERNLMTPEQVAEVLNLEAMSQMQPLAQSPLVD; encoded by the coding sequence GTGCGCAGCGAACGGGATTCGATGGGGGAGCGGCAACTGCCGGAGTCGGTCTATTACGGCATTCAAACCGCCCGTGCTCTGGAGAATTTCCCTATCAGTGGTCTCAAGCCCTTACCTGAATATGTGGATGCTTGTCTGCTCATCAAAAAAGCAGCTGCCAAGGTGAATGGGGAGTTGGGGTGCATTCCTGCGGATGTGGCCGAGGCCATTGTGCGAGCAGCAGATGAAATTTTACAGGGATCCCTGCGGGATCAATTTGTGGTGGATGTCTATCAGGCGGGAGCGGGTACCTCCCACCACATGAATGTCAACGAGGTGCTGGCCAACCGGGCCTTGGAGATCCTGGGAGAACCCAAAGGTCACTACGACCGCGTGAGCCCCAACGACCACGTCAACTACGGCCAATCCACCAACGATGTCATCCCCACTGCGATGCGGCTGGCGGCTCTGTTGCGAGTGCGGCAGAATTTGTTACCCACCCTGGATCATTTGGTGGCGGCACTCGGACAAAAAGCAACCGAATTTCAGTCAATCCTCAAGGCCGGGCGTACCCATCTGCAGGATGCTGTCCCGGTGCGGCTGGGAGATAGCTTTGGTGCATACCAGGTGATCTTGGCCCAACATCGCCAGTGGATCGACCAGGCCAGTCAGGCCCTGTACAGCTTGGGATTGGGGGGAAGCGCTGCGGGTACTGGGCTCAATACCCACCCCCACTATCGGCAACAGGTGGGGCAACGGCTGGCGGAGTTGACCCAACTGCCCCTGACCCCAGCCCCCCATTTGATGGCGGCCATGCAGAGTATGGCTCCCTTTGTGCATCTGTCGGGATCCCTACGCAACCTGGCTCAAGACTGCATCAAGCTGGCCAACGACCTACGCCTGATGGATTCTGGCCCCAAAACTGGCCTCAAGGAGATCCAGCTGCCGCCGGTGCAACCAGGATCCTCGATCATGCCGGGCAAATACAATCCGGTGATGGCAGAAATGCTGAACATGGTCTGCTTTCAGGTGATTGGGTTGGATGGGGCGATCACCCTTTGTGCTCAAGCCGGACAATTTGAGCTGAATGTGATGATGCCTCTGATCGCCTATGACCTGCTGCACAGCCTGCGGATCTTGAATAACAGCTTGCGGGTCTTTACGGAACGCTGCATTCAAGGGATTACACCCCAGCCAGAACGATGTCGCCACTACGCGGAAGGGACTCTCGCCCTGGTAACCGCCCTCAACCCCTACATCGGCTATTTGCAAGCTGCAGAGGTGGCCAAAACCTCTCTGGAAACGGGGCGATCAATCCGGGCAATTGTCCTAGAGCGCAATTTGATGACTCCAGAACAGGTGGCGGAGGTACTAAACCTGGAGGCGATGAGCCAGATGCAACCTCTTGCTCAATCCCCCCTTGTTGATTGA
- the bcp gene encoding thioredoxin-dependent thiol peroxidase, whose product MSLSVGDPAPDFTLPDAEGNLICLSDLRGQRVVLYFYPRDNTPGCTKEACGFRDAYADYQAQGIRVLGVSADNARSHQKFAQKFQLPFPLLVDEGAQVATAYGVFGPKKFMGKEYNGIHRTTFIIDPQGKIEAIVSKVKVETHAADLLKQVSTESTG is encoded by the coding sequence ATGAGTCTTTCTGTCGGGGATCCCGCCCCTGACTTTACCTTGCCGGATGCAGAGGGCAACCTCATTTGCTTGAGCGATTTGCGGGGGCAGCGGGTGGTGCTTTACTTTTACCCCCGAGACAATACTCCCGGCTGCACCAAAGAAGCCTGTGGGTTTCGAGATGCTTACGCGGACTATCAGGCGCAGGGGATCCGCGTATTGGGGGTAAGCGCGGACAATGCCCGTTCCCATCAAAAGTTTGCCCAGAAGTTCCAGTTGCCCTTTCCGTTGTTGGTGGATGAGGGGGCACAGGTGGCCACAGCCTACGGGGTATTCGGCCCGAAGAAATTCATGGGCAAAGAGTACAACGGCATTCATCGCACCACGTTTATCATCGACCCGCAAGGCAAGATCGAAGCCATCGTCAGCAAGGTTAAAGTGGAAACCCATGCGGCGGATCTGCTCAAACAGGTGTCAACGGAGTCAACTGGGTAA
- a CDS encoding Rne/Rng family ribonuclease, translated as MPRQIVIAEQHRVAAVFAEDQVQELIVASGVHQVGDVYLGVIENVLPSIDAAFVNIGPSERNGFIHVTDLGPLRIKRSHASITELVLPQQKVLVQVMKEPTGNKGPRLTGDLAFPGRYLVLRPYGKGVHLSRRIEDREERNRLKSLAILIKPAQMGLLVRTEAEGVSEEAMIDDLEQLKRLWEDIQQQYQSARGPGLLNRDDDFIQRVLRDVYSEDVNRIVTDSPAGAKRVRGYLQSWNKGQMPAGIFVDAHREPTHILEYFRVNAVIRQALRPRVDLPSGGYIIIEPTEALTVIDVNSGSFTQSATSRETVLWTNCEAATEIARQLKLRNIAGVIVVDFIDMDSRRDQLQVLEHFNKALSSDKARPQVAQLSELGLVELTRKRQGQSLYEIFGHSCPTCEGLGILARLPGVEPGRLLTVENGLMVTLPDEGADAPRRAGQDEESSAILVPRDGDSQRVRLRVGNDGVPRAESRVPLRRSRSGPGQRRYGPTGGLDPFSPFGSPAELEDEARSEGGRKRQEWGDPRQRSGSRGGDSEEGDALPAAEPFGDDFLPDTANIGEPSSGSRVGQKRRDSRRSGRGEEGEGYSPRKDYISLTRAEESRPAPARQTITVEMTPLQQRVYSELGLSPLLLLEPLPPLGRDTVVTVALPGMTPASVDTPTELEGSESLLGDAPESPESEVGVGIEPEAEPRDPSRSFQADLAEGEDIPPEPVAEAPAPELKELVVNPAKQSPAASRRRRSRSS; from the coding sequence ATGCCTAGGCAGATCGTCATTGCTGAGCAACATCGAGTTGCAGCCGTCTTCGCCGAAGATCAAGTTCAAGAGCTGATCGTTGCCAGTGGTGTTCACCAGGTGGGAGACGTTTATCTGGGGGTGATCGAGAACGTCCTGCCTAGCATCGACGCGGCCTTTGTCAACATAGGCCCTTCTGAGCGCAATGGTTTTATCCATGTCACCGACCTAGGTCCGCTGCGCATCAAGCGGAGCCATGCTTCCATTACTGAGCTGGTGTTGCCCCAGCAAAAAGTATTGGTTCAGGTGATGAAGGAACCCACCGGCAACAAAGGGCCACGCCTTACTGGAGATCTGGCCTTTCCAGGACGGTATTTGGTGTTGCGCCCCTACGGCAAAGGCGTTCATTTGTCCCGCCGCATTGAGGATCGAGAAGAACGTAACCGCCTGAAATCCCTGGCCATCCTGATCAAGCCAGCACAAATGGGCCTACTGGTGCGCACCGAGGCAGAAGGGGTGTCTGAAGAGGCGATGATCGACGACCTGGAGCAATTAAAAAGACTCTGGGAAGACATTCAGCAACAGTACCAGTCGGCGCGTGGGCCGGGGCTACTTAACCGGGATGACGACTTTATTCAACGGGTTTTGCGGGATGTTTACTCCGAGGATGTGAACCGCATTGTCACCGATTCACCCGCAGGAGCTAAGCGAGTCCGCGGCTATCTGCAAAGTTGGAACAAAGGCCAAATGCCCGCCGGGATCTTTGTGGATGCCCACCGCGAGCCCACCCATATCTTGGAATATTTCCGGGTCAATGCTGTCATTCGCCAAGCCTTGCGCCCACGGGTGGATTTGCCCTCGGGTGGCTATATCATCATCGAGCCCACAGAAGCCCTGACGGTGATCGATGTCAACTCCGGCTCCTTTACCCAATCGGCTACCTCCCGTGAGACAGTGCTGTGGACCAACTGTGAAGCGGCCACCGAAATTGCCCGCCAACTGAAATTACGCAACATTGCCGGGGTGATCGTGGTGGATTTCATCGATATGGATTCCCGCCGCGACCAGTTACAGGTGTTGGAGCATTTCAACAAAGCGCTTTCTAGCGACAAGGCTCGTCCGCAGGTGGCACAACTGTCGGAATTGGGGCTGGTGGAGCTAACCCGCAAACGGCAGGGACAAAGCCTATACGAGATCTTCGGCCACTCCTGTCCCACCTGTGAGGGACTGGGGATCCTGGCCCGATTGCCCGGGGTTGAGCCAGGCCGTCTACTGACGGTAGAAAATGGCCTGATGGTGACACTGCCCGACGAAGGCGCTGACGCTCCGCGACGTGCCGGGCAGGATGAAGAAAGCTCCGCCATTCTGGTGCCGCGAGATGGTGATTCCCAGCGGGTGCGTTTGCGGGTGGGAAATGATGGGGTGCCCCGCGCAGAGAGTCGTGTCCCTCTACGGCGATCTCGCTCTGGCCCAGGACAACGACGCTACGGCCCGACGGGTGGCCTGGATCCGTTCTCTCCCTTTGGTAGCCCGGCGGAGTTGGAGGACGAGGCTCGCTCAGAAGGGGGACGTAAGCGCCAAGAGTGGGGGGATCCCCGGCAGCGCAGTGGATCTCGGGGGGGAGATAGCGAAGAAGGAGATGCCCTCCCGGCTGCAGAACCTTTCGGGGATGATTTCCTGCCAGACACGGCTAATATCGGTGAACCCAGCTCTGGTTCACGAGTCGGCCAAAAACGCAGAGACTCCCGTCGTTCTGGACGAGGAGAAGAGGGAGAAGGCTACAGCCCCCGTAAAGACTACATCTCGCTGACCCGAGCGGAAGAAAGTCGACCTGCTCCGGCGCGGCAAACCATCACAGTTGAGATGACCCCACTGCAACAACGAGTGTACTCAGAATTGGGCTTGTCACCGCTGCTGCTCCTTGAGCCGCTGCCGCCTCTGGGTCGAGATACGGTGGTTACGGTGGCTCTGCCGGGTATGACTCCAGCCTCGGTGGATACGCCAACGGAGCTAGAGGGCAGTGAATCCTTGCTTGGGGATGCGCCGGAATCTCCGGAATCTGAAGTGGGTGTTGGGATCGAACCAGAAGCAGAACCACGGGATCCGAGCCGCTCTTTTCAGGCAGACTTGGCTGAGGGAGAGGATATTCCGCCGGAGCCAGTTGCTGAGGCACCAGCCCCAGAGCTGAAAGAACTGGTGGTGAACCCAGCCAAGCAATCTCCAGCAGCTTCAAGACGACGGCGCTCCCGCAGCAGTTAG